The following coding sequences are from one Eptesicus fuscus isolate TK198812 chromosome 7, DD_ASM_mEF_20220401, whole genome shotgun sequence window:
- the TAMALIN gene encoding protein TAMALIN, translated as MTLRRLRKLQQKEEAAAAPDPAARAPASQVAPARTPASGAPAAAAGAGPPGDELYAALEDYHPAELYRALAVSGGTLPRRKGSGFRWKNLNQSPEQQRKVLTLKKEENQTFGFEIQTYGLHHREEQRVEMVTFVCRVHESSPAQLAGLTPGDTIASVNGLNVEGIRHREIVDIIKASGNVLRLETLYGTSIRKAELEARLQYLKQTLYEKWGEYRSLMVQEQRLVHGLVVKDPSIYDTLESVRSCLYGAGLLPGSLPFGPLLAAPGAPRGGSRQAGGDPDDAVYHTCFFEGAQPPLPPPPPPPPARAPALGPAEALPSGLRAGLSRSASVRCPGPGGGGGGGGGAPGSLWTEAREQALCGPGLRKAKYRSFRRRLLKFIPGLNRSLEEEESQL; from the exons ATGACCCTCCGCCGACTCCGGAAGCTGCAGCAGAAGGAGGAGGCGGCCGCCGCCCCGGACCCCGCCGCCCGGGCGCCCGCCTCCCAAGTCGCCCCGGCCCGGACCCCGGCCTCGGGCGCCCCCGCCGCGGCCGCCGGCGCCGGGCCCCCGGGGGACGAGCTGTACGCCGCGCTGGAGGACTACCACCCCGCCGAGCTGTACCGCGCGCTCGCCGTGTCGGGGGGCACCCTGCCCCGCCGGAAG GGTTCAGGATTCCGCTGGAAGAATCTCAACCAGAGTCCTGAACAGCAGCG GAAAGTGCTGACTCTGAAGAAGGAGGAAAACCAGACCTTCGGCTTTGAGATCCAG ACATACGGCCTTCACCACCGGGAGGAGCAGCGTGTGGAGATGGTGACTTTTGTCTGCCGGGTTCATGAGTCAAGCCCTGCCCAGCTGGCTGGGCTCACGCCAG GGGACACCATCGCCAGTGTCAACGGCCTGAACGTGGAGGGCATCCGTCATCGAGAGATCGTTGACATCATTAAGGCATCTGGCAACGTTCTCAG GCTGGAAACTCTGTACGGAACTTCCATTCGGAAGGCGGAACTGGAGGCTCGCCTGCAGTACCTGAAG CAAACCCTGTATGAGAAGTGGGGAGAATACAGGTCCCTAATGGTGCAGGAGCAGCGGCTGGTGCATG GCCTCGTGGTGAAGGACCCCAGCATCTATGACACGTTGGAGTCGGTGCGCTCGTGCCTATACGGGGCTGGCCTGCTCCCCGGATCACTGCCCTTCGGACCCCTGCTGGCCGCGCCCGGGGCCCCCCGCGGGGGCTCACGGCAGGCTGGGGGCGACCCGGACGACGCCGTCTACCACACGTGCTTCTTCGAGGGCGCCCAGCCGCCcctgccgccgcccccgccgccgccccccgcccgcgcGCCGGCGCTGGGCCCGGCCGAGGCGCTCCCCtcggggctgcgggcggggctGAGCCGCAGCGCCAGCGTGCGGTGCCCGGgccccgggggcggcggcggcggcggcgggggcgcgccCGGCTCGCTCTGGACTGAGGCCCGCGAGCAGGCCCTGTGCGGCCCCGGCCTGCGCAAAGCCAAGTACCGCAGCTTCCGCCGGCGGCTGCTCAAATTCATCCCCGGACTCAACcgctccctggaggaggaggagagccagctgtga